Proteins encoded in a region of the Zunongwangia endophytica genome:
- the rplQ gene encoding 50S ribosomal protein L17 encodes MRHGKKINHLGRKTAHRKSMLANMASSLIEHKRINTTVAKAKALKVFVEPLVTKSKVDTTHNRRIVFSKLRDKYAVAELFREVAPKVGDRPGGYTRIIKLGNRLGDNADMAMIELVDFNETYNVNKPEKKKSTRRAGKKKAETTDAPKAEDSKQEDQEGKKEE; translated from the coding sequence ATGAGACACGGAAAGAAAATAAATCATTTAGGTAGAAAGACCGCGCATCGTAAGTCGATGTTGGCCAACATGGCGTCTTCACTAATTGAGCATAAACGCATAAATACTACTGTGGCTAAAGCAAAAGCTTTAAAAGTTTTTGTTGAGCCTTTAGTAACTAAGTCTAAAGTAGATACTACTCATAATAGAAGAATCGTATTTAGTAAACTGCGTGATAAATATGCAGTTGCTGAATTATTTCGTGAAGTAGCACCAAAAGTAGGAGATCGTCCAGGTGGTTATACAAGAATCATTAAACTTGGGAATCGTCTAGGAGATAATGCTGATATGGCAATGATCGAATTGGTAGACTTTAATGAGACTTACAATGTAAACAAGCCTGAGAAGAAGAAATCTACTCGTAGAGCTGGTAAGAAAAAAGCTGAGACTACTGATGCTCCAAAAGCAGAAGATTCTAAGCAAGAAGATCAAGAAGGTAAAAAAGAAGAATAA
- the rpsK gene encoding 30S ribosomal protein S11, giving the protein MAKSTKSAQKKRKVNVESIGEAHVTASFNNIIISLTNKKGDVISWSSAGKMGFRGSKKNTPYAAQLASEDASKVAHEAGLRKVKVYVKGPGNGRESAIRSIHNSGIEVTEIIDVTPLPHNGCRAPKRRRV; this is encoded by the coding sequence ATGGCAAAGTCAACAAAATCAGCTCAGAAGAAGCGTAAAGTTAACGTTGAGTCAATTGGAGAAGCTCATGTTACTGCTTCTTTCAACAACATTATCATTTCTTTGACTAACAAAAAAGGAGACGTTATTTCATGGTCATCTGCCGGTAAAATGGGTTTTAGAGGATCTAAAAAAAATACTCCTTACGCAGCACAGTTAGCATCTGAGGATGCTTCTAAAGTTGCTCACGAAGCTGGTCTTCGTAAAGTTAAAGTGTATGTTAAGGGGCCTGGTAATGGTAGAGAATCAGCGATCCGTTCTATTCACAATAGTGGAATTGAAGTAACAGAGATTATCGATGTTACGCCACTTCCTCACAACGGATGTCGCGCTCCAAAGAGACGTAGAGTATAA
- the rpsH gene encoding 30S ribosomal protein S8, with protein sequence MNTDPIADFLTRIRNAVAANHRVVEIPASKVKKEITKILFDQGYILSYKFESNTAQGTIKIALKYDKDTKDSVIKDIQRISKPGLRKYAGAGELPRILNGLGIAIISTSHGVMTDKQARRDHVGGEVLCYVY encoded by the coding sequence ATGAATACAGATCCAATTGCAGATTTTTTAACGCGAATTAGAAACGCGGTAGCAGCAAACCATAGGGTTGTTGAAATACCTGCTTCTAAGGTTAAAAAAGAAATTACAAAGATATTATTCGATCAAGGATACATCTTAAGTTACAAGTTTGAGAGCAATACCGCGCAAGGTACTATCAAAATAGCCCTTAAATATGATAAGGATACTAAAGACTCTGTAATAAAAGATATCCAGAGAATAAGTAAACCTGGTTTACGTAAATATGCCGGTGCTGGAGAATTACCACGTATACTTAATGGTCTTGGTATTGCAATTATCTCTACTTCTCACGGAGTAATGACAGATAAGCAAGCTAGAAGAGATCACGTAGGTGGTGAAGTATTGTGTTACGTTTACTAA
- the rplO gene encoding 50S ribosomal protein L15, producing MNLSNLRPAKGSVRSNNKRVGRGEGSGKGGTATRGHKGAKSRSGYSKKIGFEGGQMPLQRRVPKFGFNNRNRKEYQGINLDTLQSLVDNGKVTDTVDLSVLVDNGLAGKNELVKILGRGELKAKLKVSVHKFTASAKEAIEAAGGEVVTL from the coding sequence ATGAATTTAAGTAACTTACGACCTGCAAAAGGTTCAGTTAGAAGTAACAATAAGCGTGTTGGCCGTGGAGAAGGATCCGGTAAAGGAGGGACTGCAACTCGTGGTCACAAAGGGGCTAAATCACGTTCTGGTTACTCTAAGAAGATAGGTTTTGAAGGTGGGCAAATGCCACTTCAACGCCGTGTACCAAAGTTTGGTTTTAATAACAGAAACCGTAAAGAATATCAGGGTATAAACTTAGATACTTTACAATCATTAGTAGATAATGGTAAAGTTACAGACACTGTAGATCTAAGCGTACTTGTGGATAACGGTTTGGCTGGAAAGAACGAACTGGTTAAAATTTTAGGTAGAGGTGAATTAAAGGCTAAACTAAAAGTATCTGTTCATAAATTTACGGCCTCAGCCAAGGAAGCTATAGAAGCTGCAGGAGGAGAAGTTGTTACTTTATAA
- the infA gene encoding translation initiation factor IF-1: MAKQPAIEQDGTIIEALSNAMFRVELENGHVVTAHISGKMRMHYIKLLPGDKVKLEMSPYDLSKARITYRY; encoded by the coding sequence ATGGCAAAACAACCAGCAATTGAACAAGACGGAACTATAATCGAAGCATTGTCTAATGCTATGTTTCGTGTAGAACTAGAAAACGGTCACGTTGTGACCGCTCATATCTCAGGAAAGATGCGTATGCACTACATTAAATTGTTACCTGGCGATAAGGTGAAGTTGGAAATGAGTCCTTACGATTTATCTAAGGCTCGCATAACTTACAGATACTAA
- the secY gene encoding preprotein translocase subunit SecY, translating to MKFINTIKNIWKIEELKNRILVSLGLLLVYRFGTQVVLPGIDASQLANLANQTDGGLLGLLNAFTGGAFSNASIFALGIMPYISASIVVQLMGIAIPYLQKLQKEGESGRKKINQITRWLTIAITLVQGPGYIYNLFNTLPQNAFLLGDSLSFVVSSVIILTTGTVFAMWLGEKITDKGIGNGISLLIMVGIIATLPQAFLQEFASRFEGSGGLIMVLIELAIWFAIILAAVMLVMAVRQIPVQYARRSATGGYEKNVFGSRQYIPLKLNASGVMPIIFAQAIMFIPVALAGLSDSDAAQGVTAAFSDIFGFWYNLVFALLIIVFTYFYTAITVPTNKMADDLKRSGGFIPGIRPGSETSEYLDRIMSQITLPGSVFLAIIAIFPAIIVKLLGVQQGWALFFGGTSLLILVGVAIDTMQQVNSYLLNRHYDGLMKTGKNRKAVA from the coding sequence ATGAAATTCATCAATACTATAAAAAATATTTGGAAAATCGAGGAGCTAAAAAATCGTATTTTAGTTTCCCTCGGTTTACTTTTAGTTTATCGTTTTGGAACTCAGGTTGTACTTCCTGGGATAGACGCCAGTCAGTTAGCAAATTTAGCTAATCAGACAGATGGTGGTTTATTAGGTCTTCTTAATGCATTTACTGGAGGGGCATTCTCGAATGCTTCCATTTTTGCATTGGGTATCATGCCTTATATTTCTGCTTCCATTGTAGTTCAATTAATGGGAATTGCTATTCCTTATTTGCAAAAGCTACAAAAAGAAGGAGAAAGTGGGCGTAAAAAGATTAATCAAATCACTAGATGGTTAACCATAGCAATTACGCTGGTTCAGGGTCCTGGTTATATTTATAACCTATTTAATACCCTGCCACAAAATGCCTTTCTTTTAGGAGATAGTCTTTCTTTTGTAGTGTCTTCAGTAATTATTCTTACCACAGGAACTGTATTTGCGATGTGGTTAGGAGAGAAGATAACAGATAAAGGTATAGGTAATGGTATCTCCTTATTGATCATGGTAGGTATTATTGCTACACTGCCTCAGGCATTCCTACAGGAATTCGCCTCTAGATTCGAAGGTAGTGGAGGTTTAATTATGGTGTTGATTGAATTAGCTATTTGGTTTGCAATTATTTTAGCTGCTGTAATGTTGGTAATGGCTGTTCGCCAAATACCTGTGCAATATGCTAGAAGATCTGCTACTGGAGGTTATGAGAAAAATGTATTCGGCTCTAGACAATATATTCCTTTAAAGCTTAATGCTTCTGGAGTTATGCCGATTATATTTGCTCAGGCAATTATGTTTATTCCTGTGGCGTTAGCTGGTCTTTCAGACTCTGACGCTGCTCAAGGTGTAACAGCTGCATTTAGTGATATTTTTGGATTCTGGTATAATTTGGTATTCGCGTTATTGATTATTGTTTTTACATATTTCTATACTGCGATTACAGTACCTACCAATAAAATGGCAGACGATTTAAAACGTAGTGGAGGCTTTATTCCTGGTATTAGACCAGGTAGTGAAACGTCTGAATACCTAGATCGTATCATGTCACAAATAACACTTCCTGGATCTGTATTTTTAGCAATTATAGCAATTTTCCCAGCGATCATTGTGAAGTTGCTAGGTGTTCAGCAAGGATGGGCACTGTTTTTTGGAGGTACCTCTCTTTTAATTTTAGTTGGAGTTGCAATCGATACTATGCAGCAAGTAAATTCTTATTTGTTGAATAGACACTATGACGGATTAATGAAAACAGGTAAAAACAGAAAAGCAGTAGCTTAA
- the rpsD gene encoding 30S ribosomal protein S4 has translation MARYTGPKTKIARKFGEAIFGDDKSFEKRNYPPGQHGNNRRRGKKSEYAIQLMEKQKAKYTYGILERQFRNMFEKATSSQGITGEVLLQLCESRLDNVVFRLGVAPSRRAARQLVSHRHITVNGELVNIPSYHLKAGDVIGVREKSKSLQVVQDSLANNSSVYEWITWNNETKQGTFVSVPGRVQIPENINEQFIVELYSK, from the coding sequence ATGGCAAGATATACAGGTCCAAAGACCAAGATAGCTCGTAAGTTTGGTGAAGCTATATTTGGAGACGATAAGTCTTTTGAAAAAAGAAATTATCCTCCAGGACAGCACGGTAATAACCGTCGAAGAGGTAAAAAATCTGAATACGCTATCCAGTTAATGGAAAAGCAAAAGGCTAAATATACTTATGGTATATTAGAGCGTCAGTTCAGAAATATGTTTGAAAAAGCAACAAGTTCACAAGGAATTACCGGTGAGGTATTACTTCAACTTTGTGAGTCTAGATTAGACAATGTTGTATTTAGATTAGGTGTAGCACCTTCAAGAAGAGCTGCAAGACAACTAGTTTCTCACAGACATATAACTGTTAATGGAGAATTAGTAAACATTCCATCTTACCACTTGAAAGCAGGAGACGTTATTGGAGTAAGAGAGAAGTCTAAATCTTTACAGGTAGTTCAGGATTCATTAGCTAATAATAGCAGTGTTTACGAATGGATTACTTGGAACAACGAAACAAAACAAGGAACTTTTGTTTCAGTACCTGGAAGAGTTCAGATTCCAGAAAATATCAATGAACAATTCATCGTCGAATTATATTCGAAATAA
- the rpsN gene encoding 30S ribosomal protein S14, whose amino-acid sequence MAKESMKAREVKRQKMVKKYAEKRKALKEAGDFEALQKLPKNSSPVRLHNRCKLTGRPKGYMRQFGLSRVMFREMANNGLIPGVKKASW is encoded by the coding sequence ATGGCTAAAGAATCAATGAAGGCCCGTGAGGTTAAGAGACAAAAAATGGTTAAAAAATATGCTGAAAAAAGAAAGGCTTTGAAAGAAGCTGGAGATTTTGAAGCATTGCAAAAATTGCCAAAAAACTCTTCACCAGTACGTTTGCATAATCGTTGTAAGCTAACTGGTAGACCTAAAGGATATATGAGACAATTTGGACTTTCTCGAGTAATGTTTAGAGAAATGGCTAATAATGGTCTTATTCCTGGGGTTAAGAAAGCTAGTTGGTAA
- the carA gene encoding glutamine-hydrolyzing carbamoyl-phosphate synthase small subunit encodes MKYQTRKKAIILLADGTVFHGKLVGTKDGSAVGEVCFNTGMTGYQEIFTDPSYFGQLMVTTNAHIGNYGTNENENESDGAKIAGLICKNFSYDQSRPAADKTLQEFLDDNNLFAISDIDTRALVTYIRENGAMNAIISTDVDNIEGLKAELAEVPDMDGLELASKVSTKEPYFYGKEDATYKVAALDVGIKKNILRNLAKRDVYVKVFPFDTSYEQMSEWNPDGYFLSNGPGDPKPLKNAIQLATDIIEKDHPLFGICLGHQIIALANGIPTYKMHHGHRGINHPVKNLKTGKGEITSQNHGFSVDKTATESHPNVKITHICLNDQTVGGLEMTNKNCFSVQYHPEASPGPNDASYLFDEFIDRIKQVKA; translated from the coding sequence ATGAAATATCAAACAAGAAAAAAAGCCATAATTCTATTAGCTGACGGAACCGTTTTTCACGGGAAACTGGTAGGAACTAAAGACGGTAGCGCTGTTGGCGAAGTGTGTTTTAATACCGGGATGACCGGTTATCAGGAAATATTTACAGATCCTTCTTATTTTGGTCAATTGATGGTTACCACAAACGCTCATATTGGTAATTATGGAACTAATGAGAATGAAAATGAGTCTGATGGCGCTAAAATAGCTGGTTTAATTTGTAAGAACTTTAGTTACGATCAATCGCGACCTGCTGCAGATAAAACCTTACAGGAGTTTTTAGACGATAATAATCTGTTTGCAATTTCTGATATTGATACTCGTGCTCTGGTTACTTATATTAGAGAAAACGGCGCTATGAACGCGATAATCTCTACCGATGTAGACAATATAGAAGGCTTAAAAGCGGAACTTGCTGAAGTACCAGATATGGACGGTTTAGAACTTGCTTCTAAAGTTTCGACTAAAGAGCCATATTTCTATGGTAAGGAAGATGCGACATATAAGGTAGCTGCCCTAGATGTAGGTATCAAGAAGAACATTCTTAGAAATCTCGCGAAGAGAGATGTTTATGTAAAAGTGTTCCCTTTCGATACCTCTTATGAACAAATGAGCGAGTGGAATCCAGATGGTTATTTTCTTTCTAATGGTCCTGGTGATCCAAAGCCATTAAAGAATGCCATTCAGCTGGCAACCGATATTATTGAAAAAGACCATCCTTTATTCGGGATTTGTTTAGGGCATCAGATTATTGCTTTAGCAAATGGAATACCTACCTATAAAATGCACCATGGTCACCGCGGAATTAATCATCCTGTAAAGAATTTGAAAACAGGAAAAGGAGAAATTACCTCTCAAAATCATGGATTCTCGGTAGATAAAACAGCAACAGAAAGTCATCCAAACGTAAAGATAACGCACATTTGTCTAAACGATCAAACCGTTGGAGGTTTAGAGATGACTAATAAGAATTGTTTTTCTGTACAATATCATCCAGAAGCTAGCCCGGGACCTAATGACGCCAGTTATCTTTTCGATGAATTTATAGATCGAATTAAACAAGTAAAAGCTTAA
- a CDS encoding DNA-directed RNA polymerase subunit alpha — translation MAILNFQKPDKVIMIDSTDFEGKFEFRPLEPGYGLTVGNALRRVLLSSLEGFAITSVRIEGVDHEFSTIPGVVEDVTEIILNLKQVRFKRQIDEIDNEAVTISVSGEEELTAGHFQKFISGFQVLNPDLVICHLDSKININMEITIEKGRGYVPAEENKKANAPLGTIFTDSIYTPIKNVKYSIENYRVEQKTDYEKLVFEISSDGSIHPKDALTEAAKTLIHHFMLFSDERITLEADEIAQTETYDEESLHMRQLLKTKLVDMDLSVRALNCLKAAEVDTLGDLVSYNKNDLMKFRNFGKKSLTELEELVSNKGLNFGMDLSKYKLDKD, via the coding sequence ATGGCAATACTAAATTTTCAGAAGCCCGATAAAGTTATAATGATTGACTCTACAGATTTCGAAGGGAAATTTGAATTTCGTCCTTTGGAGCCTGGTTATGGGTTAACCGTTGGTAACGCTTTAAGAAGAGTGCTGTTATCTTCTTTAGAGGGATTTGCGATCACTTCGGTTCGTATCGAAGGTGTTGATCACGAATTCTCAACAATTCCTGGAGTTGTAGAAGATGTTACAGAAATAATTTTGAATCTTAAACAAGTTAGATTCAAGAGGCAAATTGATGAAATAGATAACGAGGCCGTTACAATTTCTGTTTCTGGTGAAGAAGAATTAACCGCTGGTCACTTTCAAAAGTTTATCTCTGGTTTTCAAGTTTTAAATCCCGACTTGGTGATTTGTCATCTTGATAGCAAGATAAATATTAATATGGAGATCACTATCGAAAAAGGCAGAGGTTATGTTCCGGCAGAAGAAAATAAGAAAGCTAATGCTCCTTTAGGAACAATATTTACAGATTCTATTTACACTCCTATAAAGAATGTAAAGTATAGTATCGAGAATTACCGTGTAGAACAAAAGACTGACTACGAAAAATTAGTTTTCGAAATTAGTAGTGATGGTTCTATTCATCCTAAAGATGCTTTAACAGAAGCTGCCAAAACTTTAATTCACCACTTCATGTTGTTCTCTGATGAGCGTATAACATTAGAGGCTGATGAAATTGCACAAACTGAAACTTATGATGAAGAATCTCTTCACATGAGACAGCTACTAAAAACTAAATTAGTAGACATGGATCTTTCAGTAAGAGCATTAAATTGTTTAAAAGCGGCTGAAGTTGATACCTTAGGAGATCTTGTATCTTACAATAAAAATGATCTTATGAAGTTCCGTAACTTCGGTAAGAAATCATTAACAGAGCTTGAAGAGCTTGTAAGTAACAAAGGTTTAAACTTTGGTATGGATCTTTCAAAATATAAATTGGATAAGGACTAA
- the rpsM gene encoding 30S ribosomal protein S13, with product MARIAGVDIPKQKRGVIALTYIFGIGKSRAQEILAQAKVDESKKVSDWDDDEIGRIREAVGDYTIEGELRTEVQMSIKRLMDIGCYRGIRHRSGLPLRGQRTKNNSRTRKGRRKTVANKKKATK from the coding sequence ATGGCAAGAATTGCAGGGGTAGATATACCTAAACAAAAGCGAGGAGTTATAGCGTTAACCTATATCTTCGGAATTGGCAAAAGCAGGGCTCAGGAAATACTTGCACAAGCCAAAGTTGATGAAAGTAAGAAAGTTTCAGATTGGGACGATGATGAAATAGGTCGTATCCGTGAAGCTGTAGGTGACTACACAATCGAGGGTGAATTACGTACTGAAGTTCAGATGAGTATTAAACGTCTAATGGATATTGGATGTTACAGAGGTATTCGTCATAGATCTGGATTACCACTTAGAGGTCAGAGAACTAAAAACAACTCCAGAACTAGAAAAGGTAGAAGAAAAACAGTTGCTAACAAGAAGAAAGCGACTAAATAA
- the ykgO gene encoding type B 50S ribosomal protein L36 has translation MKVRASIKKRSADCKIVRRKGRLYVINKKNPRFKQRQG, from the coding sequence ATGAAAGTTAGAGCATCAATAAAGAAAAGAAGTGCCGACTGTAAAATAGTACGCAGAAAAGGGCGCCTTTACGTGATTAACAAAAAGAATCCTAGATTTAAACAAAGACAAGGCTAA
- the rplR gene encoding 50S ribosomal protein L18, with protein MAFSKEKRRLKIRKRIRKNISGTESRPRLSVYRSNKEIYAQIIDDVAGKTLASASSRDKDVKDATGTKSEIAQLVGKSLADKAKQSGVETVSFDRGGYLYHGRVKSLAEGAREGGLKF; from the coding sequence ATGGCATTTTCAAAAGAAAAAAGAAGATTAAAGATAAGAAAGCGTATTCGCAAGAATATTAGCGGAACTGAAAGCCGTCCAAGATTGTCTGTATATAGAAGTAATAAAGAAATTTATGCTCAAATAATAGACGATGTAGCTGGAAAAACGTTAGCTTCGGCTTCTTCTAGAGATAAGGACGTTAAAGACGCTACCGGAACAAAGAGCGAAATTGCTCAGTTGGTAGGGAAAAGTTTAGCTGATAAAGCGAAACAATCCGGGGTAGAAACTGTTTCTTTCGATAGAGGTGGTTATTTATATCACGGAAGAGTTAAATCATTAGCAGAAGGTGCTCGTGAAGGAGGACTAAAATTCTAA
- the rpmD gene encoding 50S ribosomal protein L30, translating to MAKIKVTKVKSAINRSQNQKRVLEALGLRKMGSAVEHEDTPNILGMINKVKHLVSVEETK from the coding sequence ATGGCAAAGATTAAGGTAACTAAAGTTAAAAGTGCTATTAATAGATCTCAGAATCAAAAAAGAGTTCTAGAAGCATTAGGTCTTAGAAAGATGGGAAGTGCTGTAGAGCACGAGGATACTCCTAACATCCTTGGTATGATAAATAAAGTTAAACACTTAGTTTCTGTAGAGGAAACAAAATAA
- the rpsE gene encoding 30S ribosomal protein S5 has translation MYQDYKNVEHVKPGGLELKDRLVGVQRVTKVTKGGRAFGFSAIVVVGDENGVVGQGLGKSKEVADAISKAVEDAKKNLVRIPLHKGTLPHEQKGKYGGARVLLLPAATGTGIIAGGAIRAVLESVGVHDVLSKNQGSSNPHNVVKATFDALLQLRSAEAVARQRGITLEKLFKG, from the coding sequence ATGTATCAAGATTATAAAAACGTAGAACATGTAAAACCAGGAGGTCTTGAATTAAAAGACCGTTTGGTAGGAGTGCAACGTGTTACTAAAGTTACAAAAGGTGGTAGAGCATTTGGTTTTTCTGCTATTGTAGTAGTTGGTGACGAAAATGGTGTAGTTGGACAAGGTTTGGGTAAATCTAAAGAGGTTGCCGATGCTATTTCCAAAGCCGTTGAAGATGCAAAAAAGAATTTGGTACGTATTCCTTTACACAAAGGTACTTTACCACATGAACAAAAAGGTAAGTATGGTGGAGCGAGAGTTTTACTTTTACCTGCTGCAACTGGTACCGGTATTATTGCTGGTGGTGCAATTCGTGCGGTATTGGAATCTGTAGGAGTTCACGACGTACTTTCTAAGAACCAAGGTTCTTCTAACCCACACAATGTTGTGAAAGCTACTTTCGATGCATTACTACAATTAAGAAGTGCAGAGGCTGTTGCTAGACAACGTGGTATCACGTTAGAAAAACTTTTCAAAGGATAA
- the rplF gene encoding 50S ribosomal protein L6, translated as MSRIGKSPVTIPEGVNVDVNGNIVTVKGKLGELKQEINDIDVNVEDDVISFERSSEKSDQKAKHGLYRALVNNMIEGVTTGFTKELELVGVGYRASNQGQKLDLAVGFSHNIVLDVAPEVKVETISEKGKNPVVKLTSHDKQLLGQVAAKIRSFRVPEPYKGKGIKFKGEIIRRKAGKSA; from the coding sequence ATGTCAAGAATAGGTAAAAGCCCAGTTACAATTCCAGAAGGTGTTAATGTAGACGTTAACGGTAATATTGTAACAGTAAAAGGAAAATTAGGAGAGCTTAAGCAAGAGATTAACGATATAGATGTTAATGTAGAAGATGATGTAATTTCTTTTGAGCGTTCTTCTGAGAAAAGTGATCAAAAAGCTAAGCATGGTTTATATCGTGCTTTAGTTAACAATATGATAGAAGGTGTAACTACTGGATTTACTAAGGAATTAGAATTAGTAGGTGTAGGTTACAGAGCTTCGAATCAAGGACAGAAATTAGATTTAGCTGTTGGTTTTTCTCATAATATTGTTTTGGACGTAGCTCCTGAAGTTAAGGTTGAAACAATATCTGAAAAAGGTAAGAATCCAGTAGTTAAGCTTACTTCTCATGACAAACAACTTTTAGGACAGGTTGCTGCAAAGATTCGTTCTTTCAGAGTACCAGAACCTTATAAAGGAAAAGGTATCAAGTTCAAAGGAGAAATAATTAGAAGAAAAGCAGGTAAATCAGCTTAA
- the rplE gene encoding 50S ribosomal protein L5 produces the protein MAYVPRLRQEYDEKIKSSLTEEYSYSNVMEVPKLKKIVISRGVGGAVADKKLIDHAVDELSAITGQKAVSTISKKDVASFKLRKGMPIGAKVTLRGYRMYEFLDRLITSALPRVRDFNGIKANGFDGRGNYNLGITEQIIFPEIDIDAVNRIAGMDITFVTSAETDKEAKSLLTELGLPFKKN, from the coding sequence ATGGCATACGTACCAAGACTTAGACAAGAGTATGATGAGAAAATAAAATCATCTCTGACAGAAGAATATAGTTACAGCAATGTAATGGAAGTGCCAAAGCTTAAGAAAATCGTTATCAGCCGTGGTGTTGGTGGCGCAGTTGCAGATAAAAAGCTAATCGATCATGCTGTTGATGAATTATCAGCAATCACAGGTCAGAAAGCTGTTTCAACAATCTCAAAGAAAGATGTTGCTTCATTCAAATTACGTAAAGGAATGCCAATTGGCGCAAAAGTAACTTTACGTGGTTATAGAATGTATGAGTTTTTAGATAGATTAATTACCTCTGCACTTCCACGTGTACGTGATTTTAACGGGATAAAAGCTAACGGTTTTGATGGTAGAGGAAATTATAACTTAGGAATTACTGAGCAGATAATTTTCCCAGAAATTGATATTGATGCTGTAAATAGAATTGCAGGTATGGATATCACTTTTGTTACTTCCGCAGAGACCGATAAAGAAGCTAAATCTTTACTAACTGAATTAGGTTTACCTTTTAAAAAGAATTAA